A portion of the Pseudopipra pipra isolate bDixPip1 chromosome 1, bDixPip1.hap1, whole genome shotgun sequence genome contains these proteins:
- the STEAP1 gene encoding STEAP1 protein, translating to MAKREDGNCAVDQNASQNIMPRRNIGNLNYLNVDMQVTNPPEAAALFDLHQAHHFGEFEHSSEQHCKQDLFPKWHLPMKIASVVSLLIFIYTSMRDVIYPFITRKENVFYKIPILVINKVLPVVSITLLALVYLPGILAAGFQLYFGTKYKRFPQWLDRWMLSRKQFGLLSFFFASMHACYSLCYPMRRSYRYKLLNWAFQQVKQKKENAWIEHDVWRMEIYVSLGILGLALLALLAITSIPSVSHSLTWREFHYIQSKMGYVALLLCTVHALVFAWNKWVDVNQFIWYTPPSFMIAVFLPIVVLLCKCILLLPCFRKRIRKIRCGWEANTQTNQTSMTSRL from the exons ATGGCGAAGAGGGAAGATGGTAATTGTGCTGTTGATCAGAATGCAAGTCAGAACATCATGCCAAGAAGAAATATAGGAAATCTTAACTACTTG AATGTGGATATGCAAGTCACCAATCCACCAGAAGCAGCTGCACTTTTTGATTTACATCAAGCACACCATTTTGGTGAGTTTGAACACTCTTCAGAACAGCACTGCAAGCAGGATCTGTTCCCTAAGTGGCACTTGCCAATGAAGATAGCATCTGTGGTctcattattaatatttatttatacttcTATGAGAGATGTCATATATCCTTTTATaaccagaaaggaaaatgttttctataAAATTCCAATCCTTGTCATAAACAAAGTTTTACCAGTGGTTTCAATTACCCTTTTAGCACTAGTATATTTACCAGGAATATTAGCTGCTGGTTTCCAACTGTACTTTGGCACCAAGTATAAAAGATTTCCCCAGTGGCTGGATAGATGGATGTTATCAAGGAAACAATTTGGACTTCTCAGTTTCTTCTTCGCTTCAATGCATGCCTGCTATAGCCTGTGCTATCCAATGAGAAGATCATACAGATACAAGCTGCTGAACTGGGCATTCCAGCAG gtcaaacaaaaaaaagaaaatgcttggATTGAACACGATGTTTGGAGAATGGAGATTTATGTGTCTCTAGGAATTCTGGGACTTGCTTTGCTGGCCTTGTTGGCAATAACATCAATTCCATCTGTCAGTCACTCTTTGACTTGGAGAGAGTTCCACTACATTCAG agcAAGATGGGATATGTAGCTTTGCTCCTATGCACCGTTCACGCACTGGTGTTTGCTTGGAATAAGTGGGTCGATGTTAACCAATTTATCTGGTATACACCACCTTCATTTATGATAGCAGTTTTTCTTCCTATTGTAGTTCTGCTTTGTAAATGTATACTGCTCCTCCCATGTTTTAGGAAGAGGATAAGAAAGATTAGATGTGGTTGGGAAGCTAACACACAAACCAATCAAACCAGCATGACTTCCAGACTGTAG